One Carassius auratus strain Wakin chromosome 3, ASM336829v1, whole genome shotgun sequence genomic region harbors:
- the LOC113055301 gene encoding uncharacterized protein LOC113055301: MADLPPARLRLFKPAFYSTGMDCFGPFQVKIGRRTEKRWGIIFKCLTTRAVHLDVLTSIDTDAFLMAVRRFTARRGTPAELYSDQGTNFRGGEKELREAFSVMSTDLQGLLAKHQINFHFNPPTAPHFGGVWEREIRSVKAALSTTIGAQSVPEEVLRTVLIEVEAILNSKPLGYVSSNISDVDPITPNHLLMGRPSSSFPQVVYQDSERLSRRRWRQSQILVDHFWAKFISYYLPGLQLRQKWQGTTADLTEGSVVMMVDPQLPRALWLVGKVVRVFPSADGHVRAAEVKVDNKSFTRPVVRLIKLPELPNDD; encoded by the coding sequence ATGGCTGACTTGCCTCCTGCTCGACTCCGTTTGTTCAAGCCAGCATTTTATTCCACTGGGATGGACTGCTTTGGGCCATTCCAGGTGAAGATTGGCAGGCGTACAGAAAAACGGTGgggtattatatttaaatgcctTACCACTCGAGCAGTGCATCTGGACGTACTCACCTCCATTGATACAGATGCCTTCTTGATGGCTGTACGAAGGTTTACCGCACGCCGTGGTACCCCTGCTGAGCTTTACTCAGACCAAGGGACAAATTTcagaggaggagagaaagagttGAGAGAGGCTTTCTCTGTTATGAGTACTGACCTGCAAGGTTTGCTGGCGAAACATCAGATCAACTTTCACTTCAATCCTCCAACAGCTCCACACTTTGGAGGAGTGTGGGAGCGAGAGATTCGCTCTGTGAAAGCAGCACTTAGCACCACAATTGGAGCACAGAGCGTTCCCGAGGAAGTACTCAGAACAGTTTTAATTGAGGTGGAAGCGATCTTGAATTCTAAACCGTTGGGGTATGTGTCATCCAACATCTCAGATGTTGACCCAATAACACCAAATCATCTTCTGATGGGGCGGCCCAGTAGTTCATTTCCGCAAGTTGTCTACCAAGATTCTGAACGCCTAAGCCGCAGACGGTGGAGACAAAGTCAGATACTGGTGGATCACTTCTGGGCCAAGTTTATAAGTTACTACTTACCTGGTCTGCAGCTGAGGCAGAAATGGCAAGGAACTACTGCGGATCTTACAGAGGGGTCTGTCGTGATGATGGTTGATCCCCAATTGCCAAGGGCTCTATGGTTAGTTGGCAAAGTGGTGAGGGTGTTTCCTAGTGCTGATGGACATGTAAGAGCAGCTGAGGTGAAAGTCGATAACAAGAGTTTTACCAGACCTGTGGTAAGGTTAATTAAGCTGCCTGAACTGCCTAATGATGATTAA